CCTCCGGGTTTCAGACCTACCCATTTTGAGGAGGCAATTAAGCAGGGGAAACATGTATTTATGGAAAAACCTGTTGCGGTAGATGCCCCGGGAGTCCGTAAAGTACTTGCAGCAGCAGAATTGGCAAAACAGAAAAAATTAAATGTGGTGGTTGGGCTTCAGCGCAGGTATCAGGCAAACTACAGAGAAACCTTAAAACGGATCGAGGATGGTGCAATAGGAGACATTGTGAGTGGGCAGGTATATTGGAATAGTGGCGGGGTATGGGTGAAAAAACGCCAGCCGCAACAAACGGAGATGGAATACCAGATGAGAAACTGGTATTATTTCAATTGGCTATGCGGAGACCATATTGTAGAGCAGCATGTACACAATATTGACATTGCAAACTGGGTAAAAAATGCTTATCCCGTTTCTGTTCAGGGAACAGGAAGTCGTGCCTGGAGAACTGGAAAAGATTACGGAGAAATCTATGACAACCATGCGGTGGAGTTAACCTATGCCGATGGATCTGTTATCTATAGTCAGTGCCGCCATTTTGAAGGCATTGCGAATCGCGTAGATGAAACCTTCCAGGGAACAAAAGGCCGTACCTATTTATCAGCAGGTAATAACGGGGTACTTTGGGACCATAAAGGGAAAGAATTGTTTAGCCACCCGACTAAAGGAAATGCGAATCCATACCAGACAGAACATGATGAGCTTTTTGCAGCTATTGCAAAAGGAGAATATAAATTTGCTGATGCGGAACGTGGTGCAAAAAGTTGTTTCACTGCAATCATTGGCAGATACGCTACTTATTCCGGACAGACTATTAAATGGGATGAGGCATTGAAGGCAGACAACAGCCTGATGCCAGCTGAATTGAGCTGGACGGCCAATCCGAAACTAATGCCGGATGAAAGTGGTTTGTATCCAATCCCTACACCAGGGAAATCAAAAATAATTTAAGCAAAGCCTGCTTGTGGCGATTGTCCATAAACCGGCTATCCTGCTCTTACCGCTGCTGATCTCTCTTTTCCTGCAAAAGAAAGACCAGCAGCAGTATAGTATTCATGGTTACGCCCAGGGAACAGACTATTCCATTAAATATTTTGCGGAAGATAGTGTGGTGACCAAGAGGTCTGTAGATAGCATTTTGCTAAAGATAGATTCTTCTATGTCCCTTTATAAGCCTTATTCTTTGATCAGTCAATTCAATCGCTCGGCGAATGGGATCTTGCTGGATGCTCATTTTACCAGGGTAATGAAAAAGTCTTTTGAGATTTATAAAGATACTCAGGGAAAGTTTGATGTGACAGTTGCGCCCCTGGTCCAGGCCTGGGGTTTTGGGCCAAAACCTGTATCGCTTTTTCCCGATTCTGCGATGGTTAGGCAACTGCTTCAGAATGTCGGGATGAATTATCTGGAACTCCGGGGAAACTACCTTAAAAAGAAGAAACCAGATGTAAAGATCGATTTGAATGGTATTGCCCAGGGGTATAGCGTGGATGTTGTGGCCGGTTATCTGTTAAGTAAGGGCATTCGTTCTTTTGTGGTAGAGATTGGTGGGGAACTTAGAGTAGAAGGGCCTAAACCTGATGGCACTGTCATGAGGATAGGAATTGAAGGACCTGCATTATCTGCTCAGTCGGAACCAGAGATCAGACATGTGCTGAGTTTCAGCAGCGGGGCAGTAACGACCTCTGGAAATTACAGAAAATACCTCCAGCGTGGAAAAGGAAAGATTGCCCATCTGATCAACCCTAAAACGGGTTATCCTTTAGACAATCAACTGATCAGCGTGACGATTTATGCAAAAGATGCGATTACGGCTGACGGATATGACAATGCGGTCATGTCGATGAGTGTGGATGAAGCACTGGCCTTTGTTGCCGCGAAAAAGGGGATGGAAGCTTATCTGATTTACCATCGTAAGGATGGAAGCGTGGCAGATACCCTGAGCAGTGGCTTCAGAAAAATGATCGTAAAATAAACAACAATTTAAACCCAGACCAACCAAAGCATAGTTATGAAAAGAATAGAATTTTTAAGAAATAGCTTTATTGCCACCGGGGCGGTATTGACCGGATCCTCGATAAGTGCAGCTGCTGCGTTACCAGAAGATACTTTGGCAAAAGGACTTGCAGGAAAAACTTTTAATCTGGATTATGCACCACACCAGGGAATGTTTGCCAATCATGCAGGTAAAAGTTTTCTGGATCAGATCCAGTTTATGTATGACCAGGGTTTCAGGTCTATTGAAGACAATGGTTACCTTGGAAGACCAGTGGAAGAGCAAAAGAAGATAGGAGACCTGCTGGCTAAACTAGGTATGAGAATGGGCGTTTTTGTAGTGGATGGAGGCGATAACTGGAAAACGTCCCTTACTACCGGAAAGAAAGAGTTTAAAGATAAATTTGTAGAAACCTGCAAACAGTCGGTGGAAGCTGCGAAGAGGTGTAATGCCAAATGGATGACCGTTGTTCCCGGATTTTATGAACGTAAACTTCCTTACGGAAATCAGATGGCTAATGTAGTCGATGCAATGAGGGCCGGAGCGGAAATTTTTGAACCTCATGGTCTGATTATGGTACTGGAAACATTGAGTGATACTCCTGAACTTTTCCTTCAGCAAACTCACGAAACCTATAACGTGTGTAAAGCCGTAAACAGCCCTTCCTGCAAGATTCTGTATGATATTTATCACATGCAGAAGACCGAAGGAAACCTGATTGTAAATATGGACCGTTGCTGGGAAGAGATTGCCTATATTCAGATCGGTGATAATCCGGGACGGAAAGAACCGACAACCGGAGAGATTAATTACAAAAATCTATTTAAACACATTTACAATAAGGGGTATAAAGGCGTGATGGGAATGGAACATGGCAATTCTAAGGGGGGTAAGGAAGGAGAACTACGTGTAATCCAGGCTTACCGCGAGTCGGATGATTTCTTGTCTTAAAAGCGTTTAAAATAAACTAAACTGGGCTTGAGGAATTTTAAATAAGCCTGAGTCCAGTTTAATTACCCGTTCATTTAAATGGTTCAGCCTGCAATGCAGTTTAAAACTATCCCTAATCAGTTTTGCAATGTGGCCATCACCTCTCATTCTTTCTCCAAACCTGCTGTCGTTCACATTTCCTCCATGACAAGACTGAATGGCATGCCAGACTTTTTCAAAGCGGTCCGGAAAGTTCTTGCGTAGCCAGTCTTCAAAAATACCGGCAATTGCACCATTTAGCCTGACGATGGTATAACCTGCTGCTCCTGCGCCGGCATTGGCTGCCGCTTTTAAGACGGCGGGAATTTCATGGTCACTTAAACCAGGAACCAACGGGGCGACCATAACCCCCATGGGGATGCCTGCTTTGCTGAGCTCCTCTACCACCTTTAACCGTTGTTTGGCTGTGGTTGTTCTGGGCTCCATTTTTAGCCGGAGTTTTTCGTTCAGGCTGTTTATGGATACATAAACCACGCATAGGTTTAGCCTGGCCATCTCGGACAGGATATCAAGATCTCTTAGAATTAAGGCATTTTTAGTGATCAGGCCTATAGGTTGCCTGTATTCCAGGGCAATTTCCAGCAAAGACCGGGTAATTCTGAACTGTCTTTCTGCCGGCTGATAACAATCGGTGTTGCCAGACAAAGAAATTACTGAAGCATCCCAGTCTTTTCGCTCCAGAAACTTCCTGAACAATTTTGGTGCATCTTTTTTTACGATGATCTTCCTTTCAAAATCAAGTCCGGCACTAAATCCCCAGTATTCATGAGCATTCCGGGCATAACAATAGGTACATCCATGTTCGCAACCCTGATACGGGTTAAGGGAATAAGCCATACCTACATCCGGACTCGCAACTTTGTTAACGATAGATTTGCTCTGACCTATGATGAAGGTAGTTTTATGATCTTCTTCTTCCCAGTCGTCGATTCCTTCGGGATGCGTTTTCGCATAGTCATCCTTCGCAAACCTGTTGTGCGGATTGAACTGTGCACCTCTGCCTTTAAAGTAATTGTCTTTAGGTTCCTCGTCTAATATCATTAGTTAAAATTACTAATAATATTAGTAATTTGCAAATGCTTATTCTTCTTTTGTATTGGGGATGTAATCCATAGGCACCATGTCAGCAATTTTTTCATATGCCCAGAATCCCGCCAGCAGTACTGATTTTGGATTAAAAATACCTCCATTTGCGTAGAAATGTATAGGCCCTTTGAGAATATGAAGGGTGGAGATCTGGTAATTTGGAACATCGAGAGGTCTGGTCATAGAATGGCCGGAAAAAGCAGTATAGTCCTCAGATTCCCTTTCTCTGGTATTGATCACATACAGATCTCCGTTGAAATTCATCGTCTTTACATCTTTATACAACTGGGCAACCAGTGTATCTGTGAGCACTTCCGATCTGTCCAGAACATTAAGGGATTTAGGAACTGCCCTTTGTTTAAGCCAGTAACTAATCGAGTCATTTAGAGGAGAGCTGAATCCCGGGCCAATCCGCACAATGGTGTTTCCAGGTTTGTACAGACGTTTGATACTGGCATTGATCAGGCTGTCAGGAAGTCTGTTGCGGTTTGGGATGCTCATCATCTTATGGATGATAAAGCCTTCATTTTTTGTGGTATTCTGATATAGGGACCGGAAGAAATGCTGTGAAGATCCTGCATAAGCAATTTCTCTTTTTTGAAACCAGCTTCTTCTTTTTGAACCGGATCCGGGTAGTTCTTCAAAATAAGGATGACCGGCATAATACACTACATTTTCTGTGAAATCCCTTTCAAAATATTCAAGAAGGTATTTAATGCGGTAGCCAAGCGACTTGTTTTCAATGAGTAGAAATTCATTGGCCGTTACTCTTAATATTTTCCTTTCTTTATCATATTCTGTCTGAATTACCTGTGGGTTCAGAATTTTGCATTTCTCAGCATTGGGTGTTTTTCCAATAAAGTATTCCCTGAACATTTCCAGATAGCGTGCCCGGTTTGGGTCTGCTTTGATTACCACTTCTTTCAGTTGAATGGTATTGTCTTTTAGTACAACCTCTATTTTAACCGGCTTATCGGATATGAGCACATTTTTACTAAGTGGAAGATAACCCATCATCTGGATCAGTACATCATAATTGCCGGCTGCAATATTGGTCAGCATAAATTGTCCGTTGCCATCCGAAACCGTGGCGGTCTTGTAGCCGCTCAGATAGACTCCTGCTCCGGGAAGGGGTTTTCCTTCTCCATCCTTAATCGTTCCGGAAATATGGAATTTATTTTGTCCAAAACCGTTGAGCGCACAAAATAAAAGCAAAGTGTAACAGCACAACCATTTCATCATCTGGCTAATGTAACCAATCATTTATAGATTTAAAAGCACAAAAAAAAGCCCTTTTCAGGGCTTTCCTTATTTGTGTATGACTGATCAGGATTCTGATTCAATTCCCAGTCTTTTCATTACCTCATCGCTTACCCCGGTTGAGGAGTAACCCCCGTCGTGGAACAGGTTCTGCATGGTTACCATCCTGGTGAGGTCAGAGAAGAGCGTAATACAGTAATCGGCACATGATTCCGCATCGGCATTACCCAGCGGAGCAACAGAGTTGGCAAAATCAAAGAAATCGCCGAAACCTTTGACTCCGGAACCTGCCGTAGTTTTTGTTGGAGATTGGGAGACGGTATTGATCCTTACCTTTTTCTCTAAGCCATAATGGTAACCAAAGCTTCTGGCAATGGATTCCAGCATGGCCTTAATGTCTGCCATGTCTGTATAAAACGGATAAGTCCTTTGTGCCGCCATATAAGTTAAGGCTACCACACTACCGCCTTCACTGATGGCATCCAGTTTTTTAGCTACAGCTAGCATTTTATGAAAAGAAAGCGCGGATACGTCTATCCCTTTCATGAAATAATCATAATTAGATTCTGCGTAAGGGATCTTTTTACGGATGTTTACACTCATTCCTATAGAATGCAATACGAAATCTATTTTTCCACCTAATATTTCTTGTGATTGTATATAGAGGTTGGTCAGGTCTTCGACACTGGTTGCATCAGCAGGGACGATCTTTGAGCCTGTTTTTTCAGCTAAGGCATTGATTTCTCCCATACGCATCGCGATAGGAGCATTGGTTAAAACAAATTCAGCACCTTCTTCGTGTGCTTTTTCAGCTACTTTCCATGCGATAGAATTCTGGTCCAGTGCACCGGTAATAATGCCGCGTTTACCTTTTAATAAGTTATACATAATTTCGTGTTTTGTTATACATTACTTAGTATCGAAAGTAATAAAAAATAACAAATACGACTCTGTCGGGCTTGTTTTTAATAACCAAGGAGTTCTTTTGCATTTGCTATGGCCGGAACTCCCGGATCTTTCCCACTGAGCATTTCAGCAATCACCTGGACCCGTTCAGCGGGCGCCAGTCTTCTGATGCCGGTGGTAGGGCGTACTCCCTTTTCATTTTTATATACAAAATAATGCGCTTCCCCTTTGGCGGCAATTTGCGGGAGATGGGTAATACAGATCACTTGCATATTTTTCTCCAGATCTCCGATTACATCGCCCACACGCAGGGCGGTCTCACCCGAAATGCCGGTATCAATCTCGTCAAAAATAAGTGTAGGTAAAGCAGTATGTTTAGCCATGATAGACTTGATCGCCAGCATCAGCCTGGAAAGCTCTCCTCCTGATGCGACTTTTCCTACGGGAGCAGGGGGCTGGCCGCTATTGGCAGAAAAGAGCATCACAATATTATCTTTTCCGTCTTTATTTAGTTCCTCCAGAATTGTTTGTTCAATTTTGATTCTGGCTTTAGGCATTCCTACCTGTTGTAAAACTGCAGCAACCTGATTTTCTGTACTAATAATTGATTTAGTCCGGTCCTCAGCGAGTTGATCTGCCATCTGAACCAATGTTGCCTTTAGTGCGATGATTTCCTTGTTCAGTCGGTCAATTTCTTCATCGCCACTCAACAATATATTCAGGTTGTCAGACAGTTGCTGACGGATATCGATCAGTTCTTCTACACTGTTGACTTTATGCTTTTGCTGAAGCGTATAGAGGACATCTAACCTTTCATTGATTTCTTCAATTCTGGCTGGATTAAAAACAATACTTTCCTCCAGGTTAAGGGTTTCGGCAGCAATATCTTTTAATTCGATCAATGCAGAGCGCAGGCGCTCATTTAAGCTGGCGTAATCCGGATTAAAGCGTTCAATGCTTTGGATCTGAGCGATCACTTCTTTAAGGATAGGAAGGGCAGAAGCTTCCTCTTCGCTCAAAAGATTATAGCCGTTTAACAGGCTTCTTTTAATGCTTTCTGCATTGTTAAGGGTTTGTAATTCGGTCTCTAAAACCGTTTGCTCGTCTGTTTTAAGCGCAGCATTTTCCAGCTCATTAAACAAAAACTGTTCATAATCCTGTCTGCTTTTCGCCTCGTCTGCTGCGGTTTGCAGGGCAGATAGCTGTTGCAGGTATTTTTTATATTGCTTGTAACTCTGACGGTAATCAGATAATAAGGACTGATGGTCTGCCAGTGTATCAACCACAGAAA
This region of Pedobacter steynii genomic DNA includes:
- a CDS encoding Gfo/Idh/MocA family protein; translation: MNKEELRDKRREFLKASALVAGGVMLNQFAFAGGHSSTDDTIKIALIGCGDRGTGAAFQALSTKQNIKLVAMADAFQDRLDNSYKVLSDKFKEKVDVPQDRRFVGFDGYQKAIALADVVLLVTPPGFRPTHFEEAIKQGKHVFMEKPVAVDAPGVRKVLAAAELAKQKKLNVVVGLQRRYQANYRETLKRIEDGAIGDIVSGQVYWNSGGVWVKKRQPQQTEMEYQMRNWYYFNWLCGDHIVEQHVHNIDIANWVKNAYPVSVQGTGSRAWRTGKDYGEIYDNHAVELTYADGSVIYSQCRHFEGIANRVDETFQGTKGRTYLSAGNNGVLWDHKGKELFSHPTKGNANPYQTEHDELFAAIAKGEYKFADAERGAKSCFTAIIGRYATYSGQTIKWDEALKADNSLMPAELSWTANPKLMPDESGLYPIPTPGKSKII
- a CDS encoding FAD:protein FMN transferase; this encodes MAIVHKPAILLLPLLISLFLQKKDQQQYSIHGYAQGTDYSIKYFAEDSVVTKRSVDSILLKIDSSMSLYKPYSLISQFNRSANGILLDAHFTRVMKKSFEIYKDTQGKFDVTVAPLVQAWGFGPKPVSLFPDSAMVRQLLQNVGMNYLELRGNYLKKKKPDVKIDLNGIAQGYSVDVVAGYLLSKGIRSFVVEIGGELRVEGPKPDGTVMRIGIEGPALSAQSEPEIRHVLSFSSGAVTTSGNYRKYLQRGKGKIAHLINPKTGYPLDNQLISVTIYAKDAITADGYDNAVMSMSVDEALAFVAAKKGMEAYLIYHRKDGSVADTLSSGFRKMIVK
- a CDS encoding hydroxypyruvate isomerase family protein, which produces MKRIEFLRNSFIATGAVLTGSSISAAAALPEDTLAKGLAGKTFNLDYAPHQGMFANHAGKSFLDQIQFMYDQGFRSIEDNGYLGRPVEEQKKIGDLLAKLGMRMGVFVVDGGDNWKTSLTTGKKEFKDKFVETCKQSVEAAKRCNAKWMTVVPGFYERKLPYGNQMANVVDAMRAGAEIFEPHGLIMVLETLSDTPELFLQQTHETYNVCKAVNSPSCKILYDIYHMQKTEGNLIVNMDRCWEEIAYIQIGDNPGRKEPTTGEINYKNLFKHIYNKGYKGVMGMEHGNSKGGKEGELRVIQAYRESDDFLS
- a CDS encoding PA0069 family radical SAM protein, with the protein product MILDEEPKDNYFKGRGAQFNPHNRFAKDDYAKTHPEGIDDWEEEDHKTTFIIGQSKSIVNKVASPDVGMAYSLNPYQGCEHGCTYCYARNAHEYWGFSAGLDFERKIIVKKDAPKLFRKFLERKDWDASVISLSGNTDCYQPAERQFRITRSLLEIALEYRQPIGLITKNALILRDLDILSEMARLNLCVVYVSINSLNEKLRLKMEPRTTTAKQRLKVVEELSKAGIPMGVMVAPLVPGLSDHEIPAVLKAAANAGAGAAGYTIVRLNGAIAGIFEDWLRKNFPDRFEKVWHAIQSCHGGNVNDSRFGERMRGDGHIAKLIRDSFKLHCRLNHLNERVIKLDSGLFKIPQAQFSLF
- a CDS encoding carboxypeptidase-like regulatory domain-containing protein, producing MIGYISQMMKWLCCYTLLLFCALNGFGQNKFHISGTIKDGEGKPLPGAGVYLSGYKTATVSDGNGQFMLTNIAAGNYDVLIQMMGYLPLSKNVLISDKPVKIEVVLKDNTIQLKEVVIKADPNRARYLEMFREYFIGKTPNAEKCKILNPQVIQTEYDKERKILRVTANEFLLIENKSLGYRIKYLLEYFERDFTENVVYYAGHPYFEELPGSGSKRRSWFQKREIAYAGSSQHFFRSLYQNTTKNEGFIIHKMMSIPNRNRLPDSLINASIKRLYKPGNTIVRIGPGFSSPLNDSISYWLKQRAVPKSLNVLDRSEVLTDTLVAQLYKDVKTMNFNGDLYVINTRERESEDYTAFSGHSMTRPLDVPNYQISTLHILKGPIHFYANGGIFNPKSVLLAGFWAYEKIADMVPMDYIPNTKEE
- a CDS encoding enoyl-ACP reductase FabI, which codes for MMYNLLKGKRGIITGALDQNSIAWKVAEKAHEEGAEFVLTNAPIAMRMGEINALAEKTGSKIVPADATSVEDLTNLYIQSQEILGGKIDFVLHSIGMSVNIRKKIPYAESNYDYFMKGIDVSALSFHKMLAVAKKLDAISEGGSVVALTYMAAQRTYPFYTDMADIKAMLESIARSFGYHYGLEKKVRINTVSQSPTKTTAGSGVKGFGDFFDFANSVAPLGNADAESCADYCITLFSDLTRMVTMQNLFHDGGYSSTGVSDEVMKRLGIESES
- the recN gene encoding DNA repair protein RecN, producing MLQKLSIRNYALIDSVELNLDKGLNIITGETGAGKSIMLGALSLILGQRAETKYFFNQEKKCIIEGLFLLTDHNLQHLFEDNDIDFHEETILRREISTDGKSRAFINDTPVTLVVMKQVGERLIDIHSQHATLEINDPGFQLSVVDTLADHQSLLSDYRQSYKQYKKYLQQLSALQTAADEAKSRQDYEQFLFNELENAALKTDEQTVLETELQTLNNAESIKRSLLNGYNLLSEEEASALPILKEVIAQIQSIERFNPDYASLNERLRSALIELKDIAAETLNLEESIVFNPARIEEINERLDVLYTLQQKHKVNSVEELIDIRQQLSDNLNILLSGDEEIDRLNKEIIALKATLVQMADQLAEDRTKSIISTENQVAAVLQQVGMPKARIKIEQTILEELNKDGKDNIVMLFSANSGQPPAPVGKVASGGELSRLMLAIKSIMAKHTALPTLIFDEIDTGISGETALRVGDVIGDLEKNMQVICITHLPQIAAKGEAHYFVYKNEKGVRPTTGIRRLAPAERVQVIAEMLSGKDPGVPAIANAKELLGY